Within Microbacterium oryzae, the genomic segment GGAGACGATCGCGAAGGCGCAGCGTCTCCTCACCGAGTACGAACAGCTCTGGCGATCGCGCATCGACCGCCTCGACGAGCTGCTCGCCGAAGACGACACCTGATTCGCAGAGGATGCCGCGGCATCCGCTTTCAAAGGAGAAATGCCATGCCTGTCACCTCCGTCGTGAGCGACCCCCACGCGCTCACCGTCACGCTGGTCGCCGACTTCCCGGTCGGCCCCGAGCGCCTCTGGAAGGCCTTCACCGACCCGCGTCAGCTCGAGCGGTTCTGGGGTCCTCCCGGATACCCCGCCACGTTCGGCGCGTTCGACCTCCGCCCCGGCGGCATCGCCGACTACGCGATGACCAGCCCGCGCGGCGAGGTCTCGCGCGGACGGTGGGAGTTCACGAAGGTGTCGGACCCCAGCTCCTTCGAGGTCATCGACACCTTCGTCGACGACTCGGGCGACGCGATGGACATGCCCGCGTCGCGAACCGAGTTCGCCTTCACCGGCACGGATGGCGGTGGCCGCGTCACAAGCACCACCCACTTCACCTCGGTGGAGGCTCTCGAGCAGCTGACCGCCATGGGCATGATCGAGGGCCTGACGATGGGGGTCAATCAGCTCGATATCGTGCTGCGGGATCTGCGCGAGTACGCGCAAAGCCGGGGCGCGGAGCTCGAGATCCTCGACGATCAGCACGTGCGCATCACCCGGGTCATCCGCGGTCCGCGTGAGCTGGTGTGGCGCGCGCACTTCGAGCCCGAGCTGATGCAGAAGTGGCTGCTCGGTCCGGATGGCTGGACGATGCCGGTCTGCGAGACGTCCACCGAGGTCGGCGGCACGTACCGGTACGAGTGGGAGCCCGCCCCCGGCGTCGAGGGCGAGCGCTTCGGCTTCGAGGGCGAGGTGCTGCACGTCGAGCCGGGCCGCCGCGCGGTGACGACCGAGCGCATGATCGGCATGCCGGATGGCCCGACGACGATCAACGACCTCTCGCTCTACGAGGAGGACGGCGTCACCCTGCTCACGCAGCTCATCGAGTATCCCGATGCGGCGACGCGCGACATGATCCTCGAGACCGGCATGGTCGACGGCATGGAGGCCTCGTACGCGCGGATGGAGGCGCTCGTGCTGGCGTGATGCCCGGGGCACGCGAGCTGCCGGTCAGTCGCGGGCGGCGAGCTCCCGTGCCCACGGCAGATCGGCCCCCGCGCGCGAGACCGTGACGGCAGCCGCAGCCGCGGCGGCGCGCCCGATCGAGGCGATCGCGGCCTCGTCGAGGTCGCGGCTGCCGGTCTCGACGAGCGAGCGGATCAGCGAGGCCATGAACGTGTCCCCGGCCCCGATCGTGTCGACGACGTCGACCCGCACGGGAGGGATGCGGACGACGTGCTCGGCGGTCGCGAGCAGCGCGCCGTCCCCGCCGAGCGTGACCGCGACCATCCGCGGGCCGAGCGCGAGTACCCGCTGCGCGACCTCATCGACCGGAGTGTTGGGGAACAGCCAGGCCGCGTCCTCGTCGCTCATCTTCACGACGGTGCATTCCGCGGCGATCTCCTCGAAGCGGGCCAGTGCGGTCGGACGCTCGCCGACCAGCGCGGGGCGGATGTTCGGGTCGAACGTGATCTCCTCGGCGTCGCTCGCGCGCAGGATCGCGAGCACGGAGGTCGCGCCGGGCTCGAGGAAGGCGGCGATCGAGCCGGTGTGCACGACCTGCGCAGCCGGGGCGGCGCTCTCCGGCAGTGACCAGTCGATGTCGAATGCGTAGGTCGCGCTGCCGTCGGCGCCGATGCGCGCGGTGGCGGTCGACGTGGCCGCCGGGAAGACGGACTCGGGCAGGACCTGCACGCCCGAGTCGCCAAGGCGAGCGGCGATGCGCGCGCCGCGCTCGTCGTTGCCGATGCGGGTCAGGAGCGCGACGTCGACGCCGAGACGGCCGAGTCCGAGCGCGACGTTGGCAGGGCTCCCGCCGACGTGCTCCTCCGATCCCTCCGCCGCGGTCACGATGTCGATGAGGGCCTCGCCGATGACGAGGACGTCGGTCTGCGAAGGCGAGGTCATGAGTTCTCCAAGCGATACGCGCGGGATGGTGCGGAGGGGGTCAGTGCGTCAGCGCGGTGACGAGGCGCCGGGGATGGAGCTTCTGGTCTGCTGTGACTTCCCTCGATGCTACTCGTCAGCCCTCGGCCGCTTCGGAAGTGATGTCCGCCGGCTCGCGGCACGCGCGGCGATGTTCACGCGGTCGCGACGACCCCACAACATGCCGGAAACATGTGCCCCGCACGATGTCCAGCAATGGATACGTTCACGAGCACAGAGTCGGCGGGCCCTCGCGGTGCCCGCGTTCCCGCTCGCCGCCGCGTGTACGAGGCGCTGCGGACCGAGCTGCTCACCACGGCCGTGTCGCCCTTTCAGCGGTTCACCGAGGAGTACGTCGCCGAGCGCTTCGCGGTCTCCCGCACGCCGGTGCGCGACGCGCTCGCACGGCTCGAGGGCGACGGCCTGCTGATCAATCGCGGCGGCGCGCTGTACCGCTACATCCCCACGCTCGAGGAGTTCACCGAGCTCTACGAGCTGCGGATCCTGCTCGAATCCCACGGCATCGACCGCGCCATCGCCGACCCGACCGTCGGACACTCGCGCCCGGTGCTCGAGCGCGAGATGACGCTGTGGCTGGAGCGCGGCGCACGCCGGGTCGAGCCCGACCCGGGCTTCGTCGACGCCGACGAGCAGTTCCACGTCGAGCTGCTGCGCGCGGCCGGCAATGCGCAGCTCGTGCAGTCGCTGCAGCAGGTGAACCGTCGGATCCGGCCCATCCGCATGCACGACTACCTCACTCAGGATCGCGTCGACGCCACGGTCACCGAGCACCTGGAGATCCTCGACCTCACCCTGCGCGGGCGTCTGCGTGAGGCCCGCGACGCCCTGCGCAAGCACGTCGGCCTGTCCCAGTCCATCGTCGAGGCGCGTGCCGCGCGCGCCATGCAGATCGCGCAGATGTCGTGATCGCGGAAACGGAGAACACCATGCCCGTCCTCAGCTCCCACCTCGCGCCCGTCGCGGCCGTCGCCCGGCTCTTCGACGCCATCCGCTCGGCCCCCGCGGAGATCTGGATCACCCTGCGCGATGAGCAGGACGTGGCCGCCGACGTCGCGGACGTCCGGCGCCGCACCGAGGCGGGCGAGACCCTGCCGCTCGCCGGCTACGTGTTCGCGGCCAAGGACAACATCGACGTCGCGGGGCTCCCGACGACCGCCGCCCACCCGGCCTTCTCGCACATCCCCGAGCGCACCGCGACCGTCGTCCAGCGTCTTCTCGACGCGGGCGCCGTGCTCGTCGGCAAGACGAACATGGACCAGTTCGCGACGGGTCTCGTGGGCGCGCGCAGCCCGTACGGCGCAGTGTCCAGCGCGCACGACGCGGACCGCGTCTCGGGCGGGTCGAGCTCGGGTTCCGGGGCGGCGACCGGATGGCGCATCGTCGACTTCGCCCTGGGCACCGACACGGCAGGGTCGGGGCGTGTGCCCGGCGCCTACAACCGCGTGGTCGGACTGAAGCCGACCCTCGGTCTCCTGCCGCTCGACGGCGTGCTGCCGGCGTCGCCCTCGTACGACACCGTGTCGATCTTCGCGCCGGACGTCGCCCTCGCCACGAAGGTGCTCGACATCGCGGCAGGCGTCTCCGACCTCGACCCGCACAGCCGCTCGTGCCCGGCGGACGTGCCGCAGGCGGCGCCCGTGCGCCCGCGGGTCGCCATCCCTGACGACGCGTCGCTCGTGTCGCTGTCACCCGCCATGCGCGAGGCCTTCGCCGGTGCCGTGCGTCGTGCCGAGGAGTTCGGCGCCGAGGTGCAGACCATCGACTTCGCTCCCTTCCTCGAGGCCGCGCAGCTGCTGTACGACGGCGGACTCGTCGCCGAACGAGGCTGGTCGTTCGGTGCGTTCCTCGCCGCGCACCCCGAAGGTGCCGACCCCTCCGTCGCAACGATCGCAGCCGGTGCCATGGCGGTCGACGGGGTGAGCGTCATCGACGCGCAGCAGACGCTCCTCGCGCTGACCGCCGAGGCGCGGCGTCGCATCGACGCCGTCGACGCGCTCCTCATCCCGACCGCGCCCATCCACCCCCGTCACGACGAGCTCGCCGCGGATCCCCTCGGCGTCAACCGCACGGTCGGCACGTTCACGAACTTCGTGAATCTCATGGACCTGGCCGCTGTGGCGGTGCATGCGGAGACCGTGCCCGGCGAGGGCGAGTTCGGCGTCTCGTTCGTCACGCCGGCCTTCCACGACCAGGTCGCGGCCGACCTCGCTGCGCGCTTCTGCGCTGAGGACCCGGGGGAGCCGCTCGCGTTCTCGGGCGGCGTGGATGTCGCGGTGTTCGGCGCGCACCTTCGAGGCGAGCCGCTCAACGGCCAGCTCCAGGCGCTCGGCGCGCGCTTCGTCCGCGATGTCGTGACCGCTCCGACGTTCCGCATGCTCCTGGTCGAGGGGGAGGTGGACCGCCCCGCGGTCATCCGGTCAGCGGACGGCGCAGAACTGCCGGGCGAGCTGTGGCGCCTCTCTCCGCTCGCGGTCGCGCAGCTGCTGGGGACCATCGCCCCTCCGCTCGCCCTCGGGCACATCGAACTCTCCGACGGCAGCGTCGTCCTCGGATTCACCGCGTCGGTCGTCGGCGAGGAGCGCGACATCACCGATCTCGGCGGCTGGCGCGCCTACCGTGCCGTCGCCTCCGTCTGACCACCCGAGCACTGACCACCCGAGCACGAGGAGAACCCCATGAACGTCACCCAGCCCCTCGCCCTGACCGGTGCTCTCGCCGCGGTCACCCTCATCGCCGGCTGCGCTCCGGCCGAGGCCTCCGCCGAGGGCGACACCATCACCATCGGCACGTTGCGCAGCCAGCCACACCTCTTCAGCCCCTACTTCTACGAGGACGTCGCGGCAGACGGGCTCGAGTTCGAGATCGTGCTGTTCGACACGTCGAGCGACATCAAGAACGCGATCGTGTCCGGCTCCATCGACTTCGGCGTGACGGGCGCGGCATCCGTCATCTCGGGCGTCGCCGAGGAGCAGGACGTCCGCGTCGTCGCCTCAGCAGCGGACGGCGGCACACGCATCGTCGCCTCCCCCGACATCGAGACGGCGGACGACCTCAAGGGCAAGAAGGTCGGCTTCCCCATGGGCGCCACGCAGGAGATCCTTCTCAAGCGCACGCTCGAGGCCGAGGGCATCGACCCCGCAGCCGACGTCGAGCTCGTCAACCTCCCGTTCGCCGACATGGCAGGCGCCTACGAATCGGGTCAGATCGACGCCTTCATCTCCGCTGAGACCGGTCCGTCGATCGCGATCGTCGGCGGTGCGCACGAGCTGCTCTCGGCATACGACACCCCGATCGGCAAGACCAACATCGTGCTGGCCACGAGCAACTCGCTTATCGAGAGCGACCCCGAGCTCGTGCAGGACGTCGTCGACACGCACGTCGCCGCCATCGAGGAGATGAGCGCCGACACCGAGGCGTGGGCGGATGGTCTCGAGAAGGAGTTCGCGCTCGACCCGGAGGTCACGCAGACGGCCATCGACAACACCTGGGCGCGCTGGGAGCTCGACGACGCCTACGTCGCGACCCTCGAGGCGATGGGCGCCGAGATGTTCGCCTTCGACCAGATCGCATCCGAGATCGACCCCTCGCTCCTCGTCGACACCACCTTCGTCGACGCCGCGTCGGCGTCCTGACCCCGAGACCCGAGGGAGACTTCGATGACCGTCACCCTGGAGGCGCTCGCGCCCGACCGCTCGGCGCCACCCGCGCCATCCGCTCGCCTGCGCAAGCGACCCCGTCTCTCATGGACGTGGGCGGTCGCGCTGCCCGTCCCGATCCTTATCCTCATCGGATGGCACCTCGGCGCCGTCAGCGGATGGGTGCTGCCGTTCGACATCAAGATGGCGTTCCTGCCCACGCCGGCGGAGGTGGGTCTGCGGCTGGTGGACTTCGCGGTCGGCGGCATCTACGACGACTCGTACAGCGGAACGCTCTGGGGCCACCTCGGAGCCTCCGCCCTGCGGGTGCTGCAGGGCTTCCTCCTGGCGGTCGCGGTCGGCGTGCCACTCGGGGTGCTCATGGGACGCTCGAAGCTGCTGTTCCGGATGCTCGAGCCAACCGTGAACCTCGTCCGCCCCATCCCGGTGACGGCATGGGCGCCGCTGGCGCTCCTCCTCATCGGGTTCGGCGACCGCTCGACG encodes:
- a CDS encoding SRPBCC family protein, with the translated sequence MPVTSVVSDPHALTVTLVADFPVGPERLWKAFTDPRQLERFWGPPGYPATFGAFDLRPGGIADYAMTSPRGEVSRGRWEFTKVSDPSSFEVIDTFVDDSGDAMDMPASRTEFAFTGTDGGGRVTSTTHFTSVEALEQLTAMGMIEGLTMGVNQLDIVLRDLREYAQSRGAELEILDDQHVRITRVIRGPRELVWRAHFEPELMQKWLLGPDGWTMPVCETSTEVGGTYRYEWEPAPGVEGERFGFEGEVLHVEPGRRAVTTERMIGMPDGPTTINDLSLYEEDGVTLLTQLIEYPDAATRDMILETGMVDGMEASYARMEALVLA
- a CDS encoding carbohydrate kinase family protein; translated protein: MTSPSQTDVLVIGEALIDIVTAAEGSEEHVGGSPANVALGLGRLGVDVALLTRIGNDERGARIAARLGDSGVQVLPESVFPAATSTATARIGADGSATYAFDIDWSLPESAAPAAQVVHTGSIAAFLEPGATSVLAILRASDAEEITFDPNIRPALVGERPTALARFEEIAAECTVVKMSDEDAAWLFPNTPVDEVAQRVLALGPRMVAVTLGGDGALLATAEHVVRIPPVRVDVVDTIGAGDTFMASLIRSLVETGSRDLDEAAIASIGRAAAAAAAVTVSRAGADLPWARELAARD
- a CDS encoding GntR family transcriptional regulator — its product is MDTFTSTESAGPRGARVPARRRVYEALRTELLTTAVSPFQRFTEEYVAERFAVSRTPVRDALARLEGDGLLINRGGALYRYIPTLEEFTELYELRILLESHGIDRAIADPTVGHSRPVLEREMTLWLERGARRVEPDPGFVDADEQFHVELLRAAGNAQLVQSLQQVNRRIRPIRMHDYLTQDRVDATVTEHLEILDLTLRGRLREARDALRKHVGLSQSIVEARAARAMQIAQMS
- the atzF gene encoding allophanate hydrolase, whose protein sequence is MPVLSSHLAPVAAVARLFDAIRSAPAEIWITLRDEQDVAADVADVRRRTEAGETLPLAGYVFAAKDNIDVAGLPTTAAHPAFSHIPERTATVVQRLLDAGAVLVGKTNMDQFATGLVGARSPYGAVSSAHDADRVSGGSSSGSGAATGWRIVDFALGTDTAGSGRVPGAYNRVVGLKPTLGLLPLDGVLPASPSYDTVSIFAPDVALATKVLDIAAGVSDLDPHSRSCPADVPQAAPVRPRVAIPDDASLVSLSPAMREAFAGAVRRAEEFGAEVQTIDFAPFLEAAQLLYDGGLVAERGWSFGAFLAAHPEGADPSVATIAAGAMAVDGVSVIDAQQTLLALTAEARRRIDAVDALLIPTAPIHPRHDELAADPLGVNRTVGTFTNFVNLMDLAAVAVHAETVPGEGEFGVSFVTPAFHDQVAADLAARFCAEDPGEPLAFSGGVDVAVFGAHLRGEPLNGQLQALGARFVRDVVTAPTFRMLLVEGEVDRPAVIRSADGAELPGELWRLSPLAVAQLLGTIAPPLALGHIELSDGSVVLGFTASVVGEERDITDLGGWRAYRAVASV
- a CDS encoding ABC transporter substrate-binding protein; this encodes MNVTQPLALTGALAAVTLIAGCAPAEASAEGDTITIGTLRSQPHLFSPYFYEDVAADGLEFEIVLFDTSSDIKNAIVSGSIDFGVTGAASVISGVAEEQDVRVVASAADGGTRIVASPDIETADDLKGKKVGFPMGATQEILLKRTLEAEGIDPAADVELVNLPFADMAGAYESGQIDAFISAETGPSIAIVGGAHELLSAYDTPIGKTNIVLATSNSLIESDPELVQDVVDTHVAAIEEMSADTEAWADGLEKEFALDPEVTQTAIDNTWARWELDDAYVATLEAMGAEMFAFDQIASEIDPSLLVDTTFVDAASAS
- a CDS encoding ABC transporter permease, whose amino-acid sequence is MTVTLEALAPDRSAPPAPSARLRKRPRLSWTWAVALPVPILILIGWHLGAVSGWVLPFDIKMAFLPTPAEVGLRLVDFAVGGIYDDSYSGTLWGHLGASALRVLQGFLLAVAVGVPLGVLMGRSKLLFRMLEPTVNLVRPIPVTAWAPLALLLIGFGDRSTVFLVFLAAVFPVLLNTISGVKQVPTRLFEAAAMLGTPPLQALAKVVLPAAAPQIIAGMRIAMGLAWVILVVGETVGINTGLGALITQAREQSRTDLIIVGMVVIGLAGFVADRLLSLVFAVAFGRRPIQT